The following proteins are co-located in the Gigantopelta aegis isolate Gae_Host chromosome 5, Gae_host_genome, whole genome shotgun sequence genome:
- the LOC121373353 gene encoding retinaldehyde-binding protein 1-like gives MASPDSETNSNDVAYTPPMMTDDEKRQAYRRLFRPTKIVETKTAQKAKEELQETEGKRTEALKELRKLCLEENQSDEGKKICDAFLNKDDTFLLRFLRCKKFDVKRAYNQMTAYLLFREKHKDVTSKLHLSSLRFAISKGFPVILPNRDKEGRVWLLFDVGSWDHTEIPFPELMASLLYVIETLIENEETQVNGFVLLETYERYHIDQALAMKPADVKTMIDLLQGSFPGRFKVFNIIRQPWYFSTFWTLAKPFLSSKMTSRIMVHGSDLSKLYEQMEPEWLPTEFGGTSETFNTNIMLEELQLVAVEKGETINSENVTGETILEGLPNSVDDLNSAANNIESTDM, from the exons ATGGCATCTCCTGATTCGGAAACGAACAGCAATGACGTGGCATACACTCCACCAATGATGACTGACGATGAAAAACGCCAGGCTTATCGCCGACTGTTTCGACCAACCAAAATCGTCGAAACAAAAACCGCCCAGAAAGCGAAAGAAGAACTTCAAGAAACAGAAGGAAAACGGACCGAAGCGTTGAAAGAGCTGCGGAAATTGTGCCTGGAAGAAAATCAGTCAGATGAAGGGAAGAAGATTTGTGATGCTTTTTTAAACAAAGACGATACATTTTTACTGAGATTTCTGAGATGTAAGAAATTTGACGTCAAACGTGCATACAACCAAATGACAG CCTATTTACTGTTCCGAGAGAAGCACAAAGACGTCACCAGTAAACTGCATCTGTCTTCTCTTCGGTTTGCCATCTCCAAAGGATTTCCCGTGATCCTACCAAACAGAGACAAAGAG GGTCGAGTTTGGCTGTTGTTTGATGTTGGATCCTGGGACCATACTGAAATTCCGTTCCCAGAGTTGATGGCGTCATTACTCTACGTAATAGAGACTCTCATAGAAAACGAGGAAACGCAG gtaAACGGATTCGTTCTTCTGGAGACATACGAGAGATACCACATTGACCAGGCGTTAGCAATGAAACCGGCTGATGTTAAGACCATGATAGATTTGTTGCAG GGCTCATTTCCTGGTCGATTCAAAGTGTTTAACATTATTCGTCAGCCGTGGTACTTCAGTACCTTCTGGACGCTCGCAAAACCCTTCCTCAGTTCCAAGATGACATCAAGG attatGGTTCATGGAAGCGACCTATCAAAGCTCTATGAACAAATGGAACCTGAATGGCTTCCAACAGAGTTCGGAGGAACGTCAGAGACGTTTAATACAAACATCATGTTAGAGGAACTGCAGCTGGTTGCAGTTGAAAAAGGGGAGACCATCAACAGTGAAAATGTAACAGGGGAGACAATTCTCGAAGGATTACCTAATTCGGTAGACGATCTCAACAGTGCAGCAAATAATATAGAATCGACTGACATGTAG